Below is a genomic region from Pelotomaculum isophthalicicum JI.
CGTCATAGGGGCCGATATGGGTGGCAAAGCAGCAAAGGCCCGGGGCAAGCGCCCGCACCTGCTCACCGCTGCCGCCCGCTACCTCCACCCCGACTTCAATATCCGTACATTCATGATTGAATTCCACATCATGGTAGACGGACAGGAACGGCCCGGCAGGTTTCAGCCGGCTTTTTTCCAAACCGGCGCATAATACGCCGAAGGCTTCTTCAAAATCTCGAACACTCATTTTCCGTCTCAGGGAATAGATGGTTTTGGGCTGCGTTTCCACGGTTTTAACCAAATAATTCGCTTGCATTATATTCTCACACCTTTCTATTTTCTCAATGTCCTGCTCCATCTGCAGCAGGATGTGCCGCTGGTCGTTGATTTGCCGCAGGAACTCCTCTTTTTTGGCTTGCAGGAGTTCGGCTAGACGTACGTTGTCCCTTGCGGCCAGAACGGCGGAAATCTCAGGCAAAGAAAACCGATACCGCTTCAGCCTCGTAATCAGCAGCATATCCCGAAGCTGAGAAACCTCGTAATAGCGGTAGCCGGAGTCCTTGCTGACAAATCCGGGCTTGAGCAGCCCGATCTGGTCGTAATAGCGGAGCGTCTTGGTAGACACCCTGCTGATTCTGGAGAATTCTCCGATTGTGAGCATAGAATCACCACCCGATGGCATTTGAACATGTTCTGATTGGAGTATACGGCTTCCAGTTAGGGCAAAGTCAAGCGCTCTTTCATATTTTTATAAAATTATCTATCCATCATCGCTTGAGGCGGTTGGACATGATCGGCATTGCCTCCCGGTATTCCGAGGACGGCGGCAGGCTGTCCAACCAATATACATTGAAATAAGGAGGGATGCGCATTGGCAACGAAGCTGCAACTGATCACAGAGCTTTCCAAAAGGACCGCCCTCAGCGTCACCAGAAATCATGCCAACTGGACTTCCTTCCTGAAAACCGCGGCCTGGAGCTATAAATATCCGTTTCAGGATCAGCTTTTGATTTACGCGCAACGGCCCGACGCGACGGCCTGCGCTCCCATTGAAGTGTGGAACGGGAAACTGGGACGATGGGTGAAAAAAGGTGCGAAGGGCATCGCCCTCATTGACGACAGCGGCAACCGGTTAAGGCTCAGCCATGTGTTCGACGTGAGCGACACCAACAGCCGCTACAACCGTCCCGTCCCGCTGTGGGAAATACGGGACAGATATGCCGAGGCGGTAACGGAATCGCTGGAAAACACCTTTGGGGAATTAGCCGAAAAAAGCAGCCTGCCCCATGCCTTGCTCAGTGCCGCCGCAAACGCGGTGGACGACAATTTCACGGATTACTTGCCCGAGATGCTTTCTTTCCGGGAAGGCAGTTTCATAGAAGAGCTGGACGATCTGAACGTCGAGGTGTTTTTCAAGGACGCTTTAAAAAGCTCCGTGGCTTACATGCTCTTTGTCCGTTGCGGTTACAATGCCGACGAATACCTGACTTCTGAAGATTTTCAGAGCGTGCTTAACTTCAACACCCTCGACACCGTTTCCCGCCTGGGTGCGGCCACCAGCGATATAGCGGAAATGCTCCTGCGGGAAATCGAGGCCACGGTCAAGGATATGCAAAAAGCGGAGCGAAACCAAAGCCGCACATTTGCCAAAAGTCGAGACGCGGCACACAATAAAAGCGTAAAGCAAATTGATGAAAGGAGCGGTGAGCATGGAATTGACCTACACGCAGCAGGGCGATTATTTGATACCCAACCTGGCTTTGCCGGAGGAACAGACATCCATCGGCAAATATGGGATGTTGCGCAAGACATATTTGAAAAACCACCGGAAAGGAATGTACGCCAGCCTGACGCTGTCCGGGGGCCTGAACAGCCACCTGGCGGAGATCGACCGGACGGCGAGGGAGCGCGTCGAGCGGATCACGGCGCAGTTCCTGGAAACGAGCCCCGCGCCGGACAAGGCGACCGACCCGCTGGGCTGGACAGGGCACATGAACAGCCTCAAGCACCAGGCCGAGGAAAGCGTACTGGCGGAACTTATTTACAGCTAACCCTGCTGCCAACCGAGGAACAGCAAATAGAGGCCATAGAACAGGCGGAGGACGAAAAATCCTCCGCTTTTTCTATGGCACAGGAAGCCATTGAGGCGGTTTGGCAGCAAGGCGGGGGCAAAAAATCCGATGTGGAATCTGACTCGGAGCTGCCGGACAGTCAAGCCGAAGAAACGGAAAAGCAACCAGCCGAAAAAGAAATATCCGTGGGCCTGGAATTTGCCATCGAGGACCGACGCTATACCATTGACGCAATTGACGAGGAAGCCGGCACGGTCAGCCTGCGGGACATCACCTTCCAAAATGGCGTGGGCTTCCCCATCTTCCGTAGGGAGAGCGTCGGCTTCGTGCGCCGCGTTTTGGAGCAGCAGACGGAACCCGTCCGGCAGAAGGTACAGGGCGGCGAAGCTGCCAAAGCCCGCATTAACCTTGTATCGGAAACAGCCAAGCAGCCCCGCGTCAATTTCCGGATCACCGACGACAACCTGGGCGTGGGCGGCCAAAAGACCAAGTACGCCTGGAACGTCGCGGCCATCCGTCTGCTCAACCAACTGGAGGAAGAAAACCGCCTGGCCACGCCGGAAGAACAGGAAATCCTGTCAAAATACGTCGGCTGGGGCGGCCTGCCGCAAGCCTTTGACGAGGCCAACCCCCAGTGGGCAAAGGAATACACGGAACTGAAGGAGCTGCTGGACGAGGATGAATACAACTCCGCGCGGGCATCCACCTTAAACGCCCACTACACGCCGCCCGCCGTGATCAAAGCTATCTACACCTGTTTGGAAAACATGGGCTTTCAGACCGGCAACATTCTGGAGCCCGCTTGCGGCAGCGGCAACTTTTTCGGCCTTGTGCCCGAGAGCATGAAAAACTCCAAGCTCTACGGCGTGGAGCTGGACGGCGTCACGGGCCGGATTGCCAAGCAACTTTACCAGCAGGCCAACATCGCGGTCCAGGGCTTTGAGCAAACCAACCTGCCCGACAGCTTTTTCGATTTGGCCGTCGGCAACGTGCCTTTCGGTTCTTACGGCGTAATAGACAAGAAATACGACAAATACAAGTTTTACATCCACGACTATTTTTTCGCCAAGACTTTAGACAAGGTGCGGCCCGGCGGCATCGTCGCCTTCATCACGTCCAAAGGAACGATGGACAAACAAAATCCCGAAGTGCGCAAATACATCGCGCAGCGGGCCGAGCTGTTGGGCGCTGTCCGGCTGCCCAACAACGCGTTCCTTGCCAATGCCGGAACCGAGGTTACGACCGACATCCTCTTTTTGCAGAAGCGCGACCGCGTCATCGACATTGAGCCGGACTGGGTGCATCTTTCCGCCACCGAGGACGGCGTACCCGTCAATCAATATTTTGCCGACAACCCGGATATGGTGCTGGGCACGATGGTCTTTGACAAAAGCATGTACGGCAACGAATCCGAGACCGCCTGCCTGCCCCACGAGGACGCCGACCTTGCCGAGCTTTTGCGGGAGGCGCTGGAAAACATCCACGCCGAGATTAGCGACTACGAGATGGACGACATAGGCGAGGACATGGATACCTCCTCCATCCCGGCGGACCCCAGCGTCCGCAATTTCAGCTATTGCCTGGTGGACGGTCAGATTTACTACCGGGAAAACAGCCGGATGAACCGGGTGGAAACCTCCGTCACGGCCCAGGGCCGCATCAAGGGTATGATCGCGCTGCGGGACTGCGTCCGTGAACTGATTGAATACCAGACCGAGGATTACAGCGACGAGGCCATTTTGCAGCAGCAGCGCAAGCTGAACCGCCTATACGACGCCTTTACCGCCAAATACGGCCTGATCAACAGCCGGGGTAACAGCATGGCCTTTGCCGACGACAGCGCCTACTGCCTGCTCTGCTCTTTGGAGGTGCTGGACGAAAACGGCGAGATGGAGCGCAAGGCGGACATGTTCAACAAGCGCACCATCCGGCAGCGTACCACCGTGACCCACGTGGACACCGCCGCCGAAGCCCTGGCCATCTCCATCGCGGAAAAAGCCTGCGTGGACTTAAATCTCATGCACGGCCTGACGGGGCTTTCCGAGGAACAGCTCGCCGATGACCTGCAGGGTGTGATCTTCCGCAACCTCGGAGAGCAAGACCCGGCTCAAGTGCCGAAAGCCTTTTTCGATATCACCCGCTGTCCCTTCGTTACCGCCGATGAATATCTTTCCGGCAATGTGCGGAATAAGCTCCGCCTTGCCAGAGGGCTTGCCGAAATGCGACCCGACCTTGCGGAGCAGATCGCCCCCAACATCAAGGCGCTGGAAGCGGTGCAGCCCAAAGACCTGTCCGCCTCCGAAATCGACGTGCGTCTGGGCGCGGCCTGGCTGCCCCCGGATGTGGTCAAGGACTTCATCTTTGAACTGCTGGAAACGCCGCACATGTACCGGCGCTATATCGACGTTTTCTATTCAAGCTATACCGCCAACTGGAACGTCAAGGGCAAAAACGACGACCGCAGCGACAACATCAAGGCCAACGTCACCTACGGCACCAAGCGCATCAATGCCTACAAGATTATTGAGGATACCCTCAACCTGCGTGACGTGCGCATTTTCGACACGGTCTACGAGGATAACGTCGAAAAAAGGGTTTTGAACAAAAAGCAAACCGCCATCGCCCAGCAGAAGCAGGAGGCCATCAAGGAAGCGTTCCGGGATTGGGTATGGAAAGACCCCCAGCGCCGGGAACGGCTGACGAGAATCTACAACGACCGCTTCAACGCCATCCGGCCCCGCGAATACGACGGCAGCCACATCAAATTCACCGGCATGAATCCGGAAATCACTCTGTGCCAGCATCAGGTGGACGCGGTGGCCCACATCCTCTACGGCGGCAACACCCTGCTGGCCCATTGCGTGGGGGCGGGCAAGACCTACGAGATGGCCGCCGCCGCGATGGAAGGCAAGCATTTGGGGCTATGCAGCAAGAGCATGTTTGTCGTGCCCAACCACCTTACGGAGCAATGGGCCGGGGAGTTTTTGCAGCTTTACCCCAGCGCCAACATCCTCGTGGCCATCAAAAAGGACTTTGAAACCAAGAACCGCAAGAAATTCTGCGCCCGCATCGCCACCGGCGACTACGACGCAGTGATCATCGGCCATAGCCAGTTTGAGAAAATCCCCATTTCCGCAGAGCGCCAAAAGCGCCAATTGCAGGAACAAATATGGGAGATTGCCGACGGCATCCGGGAACTCAAGGCGGAGCGCGGCGAACGCTACGCCATCAAGCAGCTTGAAAAAACCAAAAAGAACCTGGAATTGAAGCTGAAAAAGCTCAACGACGCCAGCCGCAAGGATGATGTGGTCACCTTTGAGGAACTCGGTGTTGACAGGTTGTTTGTGGACGAGGCGGACTTTTACAAAAACCTGTTCCTCTACACCAAGATGAGGAACGTGGCGGGCCTGGCCCAGACCGAGGCCCAGAAATCCAGCGACCTGTTTGCCAAATGCCGCTACCTGGACGAACTGACTGAGTGCCGCGGCGTCGTTTTTGCCACGGGCACGCCCATATCCAACTCCATGACCGAGATGTACACCATGCAGCGGTATCTGCAATACGAAGCCCTGCGCAAACAAGGGCTTCAGCATTTCGACTGCTGGGCCTCCACCTTCGGGGAAACCGTGACCGCCATCGAGCTTGCGCCGGAGGGCACGGGCTACCGGGCCAAGACACGCTTCGCCCGGTTCTACAACCTGCCTGAACTCATGAGCATGTTCAAGGAAATCGCGGACATCAAAACGGCGGATATGCTGGACCTCCCCGTGCCCAAGGCCAACTACCACAACGTGGCGGTCAAGCCCAGCGAGTTTCAAAAAGACATGGTGGTCGAGCTTGGCAAGCGCGCCGAAAAGGTGCGCAACCGGATGGTGGAGCCCTATGAGGACAACATGCTGAAAATCACCAACGACGGACGCAAGCTGGCCCTTGACCAGCGTCTGATGAGCCCCATGCTGCCCGACCACGAAGAAAGCAAGGTGAACGCCTGCGTGGACAGCATATTCGGCTTCTGGCAGGATCACCGCGACAAAAAGCTGACTCAGCTTGTATTCTGCGACCTGTCCACCCCGAAAAACGACGGGAATTTCAACGTTTACGACGACGTGCGCCAAAAGCTCATGGATCGCGGCATTCCCGCCGACGAGATTGCTTTCATCCACGACGCCAACACGGAAACCCGGAAAAAGGAGTTGTTTGCCAAGGTGCGCACGGGACAGGTACGCATCCTTGTTGGAAGCACCTTTAAAATGGGTGCGGGCACCAATGTCCAGGACCGCCTGATCGCGCTGCACGATCTGGACTGTCCCTGGCGGCCCCGCGACCTGGAGCAGCGCAGCGGCAGGATTGTCCGCCAGGGCAACAAAAACGACGAGGTGCATATCTTTCGGTATGTGACGGAAAATACCTTTGACGCTTATCTCTATCAAATATTGGAGAACAAGCAACGCTTTATCTCACAGATCATGACCTCAAAATCCCCGGTGCGTTCTGCCGGGGACATTGACGAAACGGCGCTTTCCTACGCGGAAGTCAAGGCGCTGGCGACCGGCAACCCGCTCATCAAGGAGAAGATGGATTTAGACATCCAGGTTTCCAAGTTGAGGTTATTGAAAGCGAACCATCTTAGCCAACGGTATGCACTGGAGGACAGGCTGCTCAAACACTTCCCCCGGAAGATCAAATCCACCGAGGAACGCATTGCGGGCTATGAGAAGGATATTGCCCGGTATGAAAGGCACAGCGCCTTACCACCCACCGGAGGGGATGCCGAGGAAAACAAATTCGCTGGCATGACGGTCAAAGACGTTGCCTACCCCGAAAAGGCCAAGGCGGGCGCGGCCATCCTGGAAGCCTGCAAGCTGATGACCTCGCCGGAGCCGCAGGAAATGGGCAGCTATCTGGGCTTTCCGATGCTGTTTTCCTTCGACGGCTTTAACAAGAAGTATCAAATCACTCTCCAGGGCGCTCTCAGCCATACGGTGGCGCTGGGCACGGACGTTCACGGCAACATCATAAGGCTCAACAATGCTTTTGCCGAAATGCCGAAGAAACTGGATCATTGCCGGGAACAGCTAAAAACCCTCCGCCAGCAGATGGTAACAGCGAAGAAAGAAATTGACATCCCCTTTGAAAAGGAGCAGGAACTGCAAAGCAAAGCCGCGCGGCTGCATGAACTGAACATCCTGCTGAATATGGACAAGGCGGAAAACGAGATGGTGGACGACGAACCGGACGAGGACATGAATGTTCCCGAAAAAAAGGCCGTGGGCTATGAAAGGTGAGATGATCGCTATGCCCTATGTGACCCCGGAACAGATTAAGAGCGCCAAACGGATGGATCTGCTGACCTATTTGCAGCATTACGAACCGCAGGAGTTGGTTCACTTTTCCGGCAATGTCTATACCACCCGCAGCCATGACAGCCTGAAAATATCCAACGGGAAGTGGTGTTGGTGGTCACGCGGCATCGGCGGGCGCTCCGCCCTGGATTATCTCATCAAAGTCCGGGGCATGACGCTCCCCGAGGCGGTCATGCAGATAGACGGGCAGGCTGTTGTTATGCCGCCTGTCCCGTCAAAAGCACTCGAACCCGCCGAGCCAAGAAGGTTGCTGTTGCCGGAGAAAAACAAAAGCAATGACCGCGTGATTGCCTATCTCACCGGGCGCGGCATACACAGCACCTTGATTGATTACTGCATTCAAACCGGACGGCTGTATGAAAGCCGCTACCGCCACAACGCGGTCTTTGTCGGCTTCGATCCGCAGGGCGTTCCCCGCTATGTTGCGCTCCGAGGCACATCCGGCAGCCGGTTTATGGGAGACGCAAGCGGCAGCGACAAGCACTTCTCCTTCTCCATTCCGGCAAGGGAAAAATCCACAAAGCTGCATTTGTTTGAAAGCGCCGTCGACCTTTTGTCTTACGGTACATTGGAACTGCTTTCCGGCAGGGACTGGCGAAAGGATTGTTGCCTGTCCCTGGCGGGTGTTTACAAGCCGAAAAAGAATATCGAGGAAAGCACCCCGCCCGCCGCTTTGACGCAGTACCTCAAGGATTACCCGCAAATAACCGCAATTGCATTGCATCTGGACAACGACGCAGCCGGGCGGCTGGCGGCAGAGACCATCAAGTTCCTCTTTCCCTCCACCTACACTATTACCAATGAGCC
It encodes:
- a CDS encoding TnpV protein, producing MELTYTQQGDYLIPNLALPEEQTSIGKYGMLRKTYLKNHRKGMYASLTLSGGLNSHLAEIDRTARERVERITAQFLETSPAPDKATDPLGWTGHMNSLKHQAEESVLAELIYS
- a CDS encoding DUF3991 and TOPRIM domain-containing protein, whose amino-acid sequence is MPYVTPEQIKSAKRMDLLTYLQHYEPQELVHFSGNVYTTRSHDSLKISNGKWCWWSRGIGGRSALDYLIKVRGMTLPEAVMQIDGQAVVMPPVPSKALEPAEPRRLLLPEKNKSNDRVIAYLTGRGIHSTLIDYCIQTGRLYESRYRHNAVFVGFDPQGVPRYVALRGTSGSRFMGDASGSDKHFSFSIPAREKSTKLHLFESAVDLLSYGTLELLSGRDWRKDCCLSLAGVYKPKKNIEESTPPAALTQYLKDYPQITAIALHLDNDAAGRLAAETIKFLFPSTYTITNEPPQRGKDYNDYLRIMLKGRHGQER
- a CDS encoding MerR family transcriptional regulator, which translates into the protein MLTIGEFSRISRVSTKTLRYYDQIGLLKPGFVSKDSGYRYYEVSQLRDMLLITRLKRYRFSLPEISAVLAARDNVRLAELLQAKKEEFLRQINDQRHILLQMEQDIEKIERCENIMQANYLVKTVETQPKTIYSLRRKMSVRDFEEAFGVLCAGLEKSRLKPAGPFLSVYHDVEFNHECTDIEVGVEVAGGSGEQVRALAPGLCCFATHIGPYDDFTPCYTALMEWIEREGYTVSGPPFELYVKGCADNVPPSEYVTEIYFPIKK
- a CDS encoding helicase-related protein translates to MAQEAIEAVWQQGGGKKSDVESDSELPDSQAEETEKQPAEKEISVGLEFAIEDRRYTIDAIDEEAGTVSLRDITFQNGVGFPIFRRESVGFVRRVLEQQTEPVRQKVQGGEAAKARINLVSETAKQPRVNFRITDDNLGVGGQKTKYAWNVAAIRLLNQLEEENRLATPEEQEILSKYVGWGGLPQAFDEANPQWAKEYTELKELLDEDEYNSARASTLNAHYTPPAVIKAIYTCLENMGFQTGNILEPACGSGNFFGLVPESMKNSKLYGVELDGVTGRIAKQLYQQANIAVQGFEQTNLPDSFFDLAVGNVPFGSYGVIDKKYDKYKFYIHDYFFAKTLDKVRPGGIVAFITSKGTMDKQNPEVRKYIAQRAELLGAVRLPNNAFLANAGTEVTTDILFLQKRDRVIDIEPDWVHLSATEDGVPVNQYFADNPDMVLGTMVFDKSMYGNESETACLPHEDADLAELLREALENIHAEISDYEMDDIGEDMDTSSIPADPSVRNFSYCLVDGQIYYRENSRMNRVETSVTAQGRIKGMIALRDCVRELIEYQTEDYSDEAILQQQRKLNRLYDAFTAKYGLINSRGNSMAFADDSAYCLLCSLEVLDENGEMERKADMFNKRTIRQRTTVTHVDTAAEALAISIAEKACVDLNLMHGLTGLSEEQLADDLQGVIFRNLGEQDPAQVPKAFFDITRCPFVTADEYLSGNVRNKLRLARGLAEMRPDLAEQIAPNIKALEAVQPKDLSASEIDVRLGAAWLPPDVVKDFIFELLETPHMYRRYIDVFYSSYTANWNVKGKNDDRSDNIKANVTYGTKRINAYKIIEDTLNLRDVRIFDTVYEDNVEKRVLNKKQTAIAQQKQEAIKEAFRDWVWKDPQRRERLTRIYNDRFNAIRPREYDGSHIKFTGMNPEITLCQHQVDAVAHILYGGNTLLAHCVGAGKTYEMAAAAMEGKHLGLCSKSMFVVPNHLTEQWAGEFLQLYPSANILVAIKKDFETKNRKKFCARIATGDYDAVIIGHSQFEKIPISAERQKRQLQEQIWEIADGIRELKAERGERYAIKQLEKTKKNLELKLKKLNDASRKDDVVTFEELGVDRLFVDEADFYKNLFLYTKMRNVAGLAQTEAQKSSDLFAKCRYLDELTECRGVVFATGTPISNSMTEMYTMQRYLQYEALRKQGLQHFDCWASTFGETVTAIELAPEGTGYRAKTRFARFYNLPELMSMFKEIADIKTADMLDLPVPKANYHNVAVKPSEFQKDMVVELGKRAEKVRNRMVEPYEDNMLKITNDGRKLALDQRLMSPMLPDHEESKVNACVDSIFGFWQDHRDKKLTQLVFCDLSTPKNDGNFNVYDDVRQKLMDRGIPADEIAFIHDANTETRKKELFAKVRTGQVRILVGSTFKMGAGTNVQDRLIALHDLDCPWRPRDLEQRSGRIVRQGNKNDEVHIFRYVTENTFDAYLYQILENKQRFISQIMTSKSPVRSAGDIDETALSYAEVKALATGNPLIKEKMDLDIQVSKLRLLKANHLSQRYALEDRLLKHFPRKIKSTEERIAGYEKDIARYERHSALPPTGGDAEENKFAGMTVKDVAYPEKAKAGAAILEACKLMTSPEPQEMGSYLGFPMLFSFDGFNKKYQITLQGALSHTVALGTDVHGNIIRLNNAFAEMPKKLDHCREQLKTLRQQMVTAKKEIDIPFEKEQELQSKAARLHELNILLNMDKAENEMVDDEPDEDMNVPEKKAVGYER